A window of the Enoplosus armatus isolate fEnoArm2 chromosome 5, fEnoArm2.hap1, whole genome shotgun sequence genome harbors these coding sequences:
- the LOC139284951 gene encoding dehydrogenase/reductase SDR family member 13-like: MSALLCLVAGAVSFYVMLYYGVFRGVSCSSAVTLRGKTAIVTGSNTGIGKATALDLAKRGARLILACRNKEKAEAAAFDIRRESGNNQVVFMHLDLASFKSVRRFAETFLKTEPRLDILVNNAGVMGPGHTEDGFGMAFGVNHLGHFLLTNLLLERLQQRGPSRVVTVAALLHRFGDVDFPLLASKKDLASGQSAWRDFQAYCDSKLCNVLFTRELANRLEGTSVTCYSLHPGVVRTELCRSMSLWQRLLIMPFAKLFFLDPEGGSQTTLHCALQEGIEPLSGRCFSDCALQQVGAKGRDDALAKKLWEVSERLTGFS, encoded by the exons ATGTCGGCGTTGCTTTGCCTCGTAGCAGGGGCCGTTTCCTTCTACGTGATGTTGTACTACGGTGTGTTCAGAGGAGTGAGCTGCTCGAGTGCAGTGACGCTGAGGGGCAAGACGGCCATTGTTACAG GAAGCAACACTGGCATCGGCAAGGCCACGGCTCTGGACCTGGCAAAGAGGGGAGCCAGGCTGATCCTGGCCTGCCGCAATAAGGAGAAAGCTGAGGCCGCTGCTTTTGACATCCGCAGA GAGAGTGGGAACAATCAGGTTGTGTTCATGCATTTGGATCTGGCGAGTTTCAAATCTGTTCGCCGCTTCGCTGAAACCTTCCTGAAGACCGAACCCAGGCTGGACATCCTCGTCAACAATGCGG gtgtgatGGGGCCAGGACATACCGAGGATGGTTTCGGCATGGCGTTCGGGGTAAACCACCTGGGCCACTTCCTGCTCACCAACCTTCTCCTGGAGCGACTGCAGCAGCGGGGTCCCAGCCGCGTGGTCACTGTGGCTGCGCTTCTGCACCGCTTTGGCGACGTCGATTTCCCTCTGCTGGCTTCCAAGAAGGATTTAGCGTCCGGTCAGTCTGCCTGGCGCGATTTTCAAGCCTACTGCGACAGCAAGCTGTGTAATGTGCTCTTCACCAGGGAGCTGGCCAACAGGCTGGAGGGCACCAGTGTCACCTGCTACAGCCTCCACCCAG GAGTCGTCCGCACAGAACTGTGTCGCAGTATGAGCTTGTGGCAGCGGCTCCTAATAATGCCCTTCGCCAAGCTGTTCTTCCTGGACCCCGAGGGGGGGTCCCAAACCACCCTGCACTGTGCCCTGCAGGAGGGCATCGAGCCTCTCAGCGGACGCTGCTTCTCTGACTGCGCGCTGCAGCAAGTGGGAGCCAAGGGACGAGACGATGCCTTGGCGAAGAAGCTTTGGGAAGTGAGTGAGAGGTTAACCGGCTTCTCATGA